ttcccgaaagaacaacaagagcgaccttactttcacaagaaaataaagatttctctggacatcaacaaatcacatgaaacatgaatttgtatccaaaatactcaattaaattaaccacaagagaacccatgattaatttaatcgtaaatgctcacataagaagacttacggagccgcacagtatttacacaaagatgtggatcagagaAGGAcaaatactgcagaatattcaaagattcattctatttttcatcaatatttgcataaagacatataatagacttaatatttgtagacaaaagttcgtcctatcttccatcaatatttgcataatgacataataggcttaacttttgtttgtcaaaagttcattcaatcttttatcaatatttgcataatgacatatgaaagacttaacttttgacatatatggggcaatcatagttcacggatgcgaacacacatatcccatatcaagttgcaatatataaaaccataaagattaatactgcaaaatcatcttccaaataaactttagaatttaaataaataaatctaaaaacattgcaaaatcaaaatcgttggaaatagctatgtgtacttcacaataatggctattccaaaccctagttatccttcttaacacaagaataaattgtcataagaagtttcctagacaaaatgaaTAACTCTTAGGAAGAACAAAACCGAGACCCGTCAGATATGACCAGCAACTAGAGCTCGAACATAGACAATTCATTAGTTGCTTTGTTCAGtttgtttttcagaaattcaagattctttgttgcaattccaagttgttcacgaacgacctcaaaatctcgaagaagatttcctaccagttgagatgacatctgaactagaagttttttttcatgatcaacagcatGATAACATGTTCTGAAAaaagggttctcgtgaaactcaacAACCTTGCCCTTTTTAACTTTGCCTTCcattttgcatccatccattgtgcacgcCACAAAAATTCAAGAGAACTTCTGATGTTACTGAATGTGTATGTATCAGGAGAGGAAAAtcatgatacatatatatatgagtgcatcatagggaaaccctagggttactcgtaCACGTTCGGTAAGGGACATATGCACGTACGCTCACGGTTGTGACCCAGGTTCAAAACCAAGAGAGTAATAGAGCCAAATTTAGAAGTAGTTTTAGAAAGTCAAAGACACCTTCTAAACATGTTGACATAATCTTAGCtcaaaaaaaacataagataattgttgataaCAACAACTCACCCGTCAATTGGAAGACAACAAGAGTTTTCAAGGTAGGGAACAAAGAGAACAttctcaagagttattgatcaacAATATTACATTATGTAATAATATACTGGAGCAGGTCTCAACAGTAATATGATCATTTtacttaagaaaaataataacaatatTAATATAACAAAGACCATATTCTCAAGACAAAgaacttcttgagaattatgagcatcctcacatAGTTTCGACGAGGATGCTTCTTTTTGGTAGTtaagttgtattttgatgagcataTTGCTCATCAAGGACATTGACGTTTTCCCTTTTACTATCGTGAAGGTTTTCAGAAGAAACAAAAGGGTTAGTCAAAGGAGAGTTAACAAGAGGAGGGCAAGAGATACCTGACACTGACGCCTTCATTGCCTTCTTAATAATGCGtttgagtctatttatacttaTCTTGATCTCCGAGatacgattattgatatgaatgtaaTCTGGAGCAGTCATTTTAGATTCAAGACTTTCTTCAGAGAGAGGAAGAGCGTTTGAGCTTTTCGTCTTCCTTCGATGACTTTTTCTATTCGCAGAGTAATTTGAAGAGTCAGTTGTCCATATGACATTCTTTTCTTTACAATTGTAAACAGGTTTAGTGTCACATTTACAATTAAGAACTGGCTCATCACAACATTTTTCTTGATTGCTGACAAGACCTTTTAATTCAGCAAAATGAGACGCAGGTTTGATTACTTatttagacatccatacaagaatgctatgaagtttttcattccgcagtcgaaaacgacatctcctttcaaggtgacctTTGCTCCCGCAATAATAACAGTTGTAGAGAACGTTTTTGACTGTTCTCATATGAGTTATTTTCAAAGGTGGACAATCATTGTTCATAGGAACATTAGCTGCTGGAGAAATTTTCTCACTTAGGAATTTGTCATTGGCACAGActaaattgatcttactagtacttggagcgtctaaTACTTTATAtaccagaccacgtgtatcacgatgtactttacatgctcccagcatagtggataattttgtagagctagcattgaatcttttcaaattctcttccagtgaattgactttatcaagagcatcagCAAGATCAGTCTCCAATTATTTTTCTCTATCGAGAAGACTGATTTCTGTGTCGttgaaacatttttgttgagagtcatatcttgcttcagtttctgcaagtctttcttccaACACAAAGATATTtcgacgaagattatcacattcataaTTCTTTGAATGCACATCTTCTTCACTTGTAAGAGTTTGTAACCgcaatcatatcccttaaagagttttcacAATTTCATGTTTTCTTGACATGGAGGAGACATATATTCAACCAaacaagttgttgacttcttttcccTTATaagatggtcaaaaagcttgatatattgtgagacttcctcatcaagatcttgtccctcttctgaatcactttcatttgAAAGATCAtacaactgttcatctaggcatTTTTCTCAATCGAACACAATTCAGTCAATGAAGAAGGTATGAGAGATTTCTCAGGAGACTCGAGACTTTTAACCAAATCAAAGAgcttctgaactggtgttgtgttgtcagagataacactactgtccatagagtcagatcgctgcaaacacgtacttatgaggtcttaaacgtgtttgtctgctttgataccaattgaaaaaatggaggtctaacaaccacacccaattttcGCATAACAATCTGTattgacaaactccaatataattccaagagaatcaactagatagtcagactcaatatttcgcatagcaatctgtattgtatctcgatttctcaattcaatccgcaatcaaacaaatgggaatttgcgagcccgattgaatataagaaataacttggacggtatcaaaaaccaatatccaagtgtcaatcaatttaatcaaaaaccaaaggttggattcacaattgattgaacttacgcacaacctgtgatatttcaattatataaacaaatataatgcggaaaagaaataacacaaacaccagaagttttgttaacgaggaaaccgcaaatacataaaaacttcgggacctagtccagatttgaacaccacactgtattaagccgctacagacactagcctcctccaagttaatttcggacttgaatgtagttgagccctaaccaatctcacactgatcaaggtacagttgcgctccttatgtctctgaatcccagcaggactctacccacagctaagagttgctacgatccaaagtcgaagacttgataaaccaatctgtctcacacagaaaagtctatttaatatataaatctgtctcccacagataaacctatgagttttgttccgacttttgataaatcaaggtaaacatgaacaaattgatataccggacttatattcccgaagaacagcctagaaatttcaattacctcataataatcttaatcgtatggtagcgaaacaagatattgtggaatcacaaacgatgagacgaagatgtttgtgactactttttatcttgcctatcagagaatcaatctcgagcaaatcttagagaagatagtactcaatacgataaaacatggcaagattagaacacgcaactacagagaaatagttgggcatggcttcacaatcccaccgaagtctttaagtcgttaacctacaaggtttcgtgaaaaacctaaggttaaaggagaatcgactctaatcgcaactagtatcacataggaggtatggggattaggtttcccagttgctagagttctcctttatatagtcttcaaaccagggtttgcaatcagtgttaccttggaaacaaagcattcaatattcaccgttagatgaaaacctgattagactcaagctaatatctttcaaccgttagatcgaacttagcttgttacatgcaaatgaaaagtgacttcatttagatatgagtaaccgtacctaaacatgtgcaccttgttggctcaacaatagttaaccgaagttagccatatgaacactttcatataaaccatattcatcttaaccataactagttcaaatgactcaaataaactagttctagagttggtcaattgtttatattctcatagaagtatacaagacacaattgaaacaaaatcggttttgattcactcgaatcaagtcatgaacattatagccacagtttgcaaaagattgcattccttattatatgaatgtattagttcatgaacaaaccgattttagaacattatccacttaaGTATGCacacgggtacgcgtacctaaatgGTCGGAataagtttgggtttcgccagtacgcgaactggtacgcataccttgcaaactcagcagaaattcccggacctgaacctcacgccagtatgcataccgatatGCTACAAGGTTCCCAGACTTTCACAAAACCaacgagtacgcatacgggtatgcataccatggttcccggacttggataacatatatgcaaatacgcatactatgcttatatccaattgttctaaactcttatttcaaccattaaaccattcttggaagacgacaatagttgtctcacaaaaactattagcttcaaagaaattttcaagtgatcgaaatacgaaacattccgagtctacatcaaatgactgtctcacacaaatcatgcaagatgttaccaggtgattttcacatgatcatcttttgactttcgtcaagaatataagatgaacttggttaaagcgaaaacttactaacacgtatttcgagaaatatgtaagcgagttaaactcagctcaaaatatcaaatgtgtataattgaagtctatatagttatacaacttttgtctcaaataggagatagagtagatagaattttgagtgatagatgagttcaagtctccacatacgttttgttgatgaagttccacaagctcaccttagtagttcttcgtctccaATCGATGAACAACGTGAAGtcctaatgctcaactacactttttatcctaatccgagacttagatataagtagactagaaatcaagacttatagttttagcaactaaacttgacaacaagcttgagatagcaatgcttgcgagttcgaccgagcagtactctaacaacaACTACCAGCTCAAAAGTAAATACATGAAAGGAAATAAAAAATAGACCTTGCTCCATATACAAGAATATATATCCATCAGTTGAGAGTATTCAGCTTCTAAGTTTGTGTCCCATTCTTTACTGTAACATTCTCGCCGCCTATAtaataaaaacaacaattaatttaAGTCATATGCATTTCTCAGAGTCTCCAGATAATGAATTAGTGCAATTTATAGAACTAACAATCAGTTAAATTACTAACTTTATTTACCAACTTTGCTTAGTTGTATTTCAGTTTTTTATGAGATCACAACTTCATTCATATTCAATACATGAATTGCAATAGAATCAGACCTTCTTCGTTTGGAAGATAACCATCCATAGGAAGTAGCTAGCTTTTAACCTTCAGTTCAGAGCCAAGCAAACACTCAGACCTATCCAAGTCGCTTAACCCGTGCTATTGTTGTTAACATTTGCTCTTTGCTTATTGCAGTAACTAGATGGAATAAAACTAAACACACACTAAAAGAACAATTAAATCTTTAGCTTaatcatcaaaacaaaaaaactgaTTATGGAAAAGAGGAGGTTagggtttttgatattttttttcctaaaaatattttttgattttttttattctttcgtATAATTTTGTTAATCTTGTGAATAAACAGAGTGTTATCTAAGTTTTAACCCCTCCCAGAATCCCGCTAAATGTCCTTATCAAGTTAAATATTGAAGTTCttttctaaacgaaatattgaaGCTCTTTTCTAAGCGAACGGTGACGCTCACCATTCAACGTGGGGCTCATATGAGTTAGGATTCTTGGCAACCGAACTTTTTCCAAGGGAGTGGTGGCTCAGTTGGCTAGCGCGTACGTACTAGGCAGACTGAATTCAGAAAGGGTATTCGTTTTTCCAAAACGAATAATCAACCGATTTACTGAACAAGGTCGATTCTTTTGGCACATCACCTTTTGAGTTGCCGTTAGGTTAAAAACCCTCACTAGTTTGAATTTCCCACTTCCAAGTGAAAATAaagatttttctatttttcttttctccGCTGGATGAAGAAATTACTTTCTTTCTCCTCAAATTTCACTTCTAACTCAGCCTAACTCtcgatttcgaaaccctaactttgttgAAATGGTTCAAATTATTCCTACACAAACCTTATCTTCACCAACATTTATAATGAACAAAATTTCTGCTACTATCAGTACAAAAATTCCAATATTTTCTTCTAAATCGAGGCTTTTTTCTGATTCTTCCGTCGATCTTAATGGTACTGGAAACTGTAGAAATAGGGTATTGAGAGTTAGCTCTAAGGTTAAGGATAAAGTTTCCAGTGCCGAGCTTAAAGAAAAATGGTTAACTTCTTTGTCTACTCCTTTACATGACGAGTCTGAGAGTAATGATAAGAGATTAGTAGAGTGGGTGATTGGGGTTGATCCTGATGTTTCTGGAGCTTTGGCATTATTAAGAAGTGATGATTTTGGTTGCTCCGTTCAGGTAATGAATTTGATTTACTTAACCAGTTTTATTAGTTTGAGTGAGACACTTGCAAAAGGAACAAAACAACAGTTTTTTCTAGTTCCAGGCTTAATATGCAGATGttgtaaactttttttttttttttcctgtaggTTGATTAGAAAATGTTGGTATTTGTTGAATGTTTTGGtttaattgcatttctatgtattggtgtgtttttttttttttgtaatgtggTAAAATTGTGTTCTTCAGTGAGGTGAATTGAAGcaatttgttgatttttttttacgaaCTCATTGTTGATTTCCCCGTGAATGTAATTTAAGAAGGTCTCTCATTACTCTTCGTTTGGGACTCTTTTTTCTCATTTTGCAAGGCTTCGAAGAAGTATATTTATCTCTCTAGTCGGAAGTTGTATTTCTGGGCTccatttgtatccagaaaatttTGCATGGTGCTAATGAGATAGCATGATAAGATTTTTGCTCATTTTGCAAGGCTTCGAAGCAGTATTTTTATCTCTCTAATCGGAAGTTGTATTCCTCTTGGGCTccatttgtatccagaaaatttTGCATGGTGCTAATGAGATAGCATGATAAATGTAGTTTGCATCGAGCCTTAAGATTAAAGGCAAAAAGGATATCCAAATTTCCACCACCCTTTCTGCCCCTCGACTAGTCCGAGATGCAATTCATAATCAAAGTTTTGTGTAGCATCCTACATAAGTAAAGCAGTTTTCCTAGTTTGTATCATCTAAATTTTTTGCCGAATACCAAGATATGTGTCTGTATAAATTAAGAAACATTTTGATGCTTAATAATTGTATGTTTGGTTTTAGGTTTTTGATAGTCCTCATGTGCGATTGTTGGTTGGCAAAACCATGCGAAGACGTTTGGATACAAGATCTATCGTTCAGTTGCTGCGTAGCTTTGATGCTCCACCAGGTATAATTGAATTTTACTTTCTTATTGAGCTTTTTAGATTCTGTTATTTAGAACCTTGGGTCGTATGTAGATTAGCGGTAAGGCTATGTTCGGAAGTAAAAAGGTCATTCTTAAATACTCCCTCCatttttggaaaagagatactatcacttttcaatttggcctatttttatgCTAAAATAAAAAAGTGATAGCATCTCTTTTCCAGAATCGGAGGGAGTAACTCTCAAGAATCTTTTGTTCACTGTTTAAGAGTATTCCACTATATATGAAGGATTATTCAATAAGGACTGAACTCGGACGgtatctttattattattattattattattattattattataaaagatGCCACTAAGGCTATATTGACGAAAAAAAAGTtaattacaaagatttggcagggagtcgagcaacaagttgtgctcccacacctttttgaataataatacctaatctATGGAAGAGAGAACTACCCAAGTTATTATTAACATCATGACTTGCCATACAGTTTTTCAAACGATTTACAAGGACGATAATGTCATCACCTAACTCACCTAAGGTTGAGAAGGCTAGAGCCCCAAATTCATATCCATGAGTCAGACATAGACTGGCGTATTTGTTACGTTTGCGAGTAATAGCTGCTGATATTGCATGCCCTGGAGTGAAGGACCGATTCCCACCTTTAGAAAATGGTGAAACACCTGTCACATCGAAACATGTATCTTTGCCATTCTCCCAATTGAAGACCATAATATCTGCTGGTTTAAGGGGTGTGTTCGTGTTGGAGGTAAGTCCTAACGAAGCTTCCTTCCTGGCTGCCACTCCGGCTTTATAACATAATTCCACAAAGAGGTCTCGTACCATATCATGTCTGTATTTCAGGCCCACTTCGCTTGCACAATGGATTGCGTGATCACCAAAAC
This portion of the Papaver somniferum cultivar HN1 chromosome 11, ASM357369v1, whole genome shotgun sequence genome encodes:
- the LOC113320807 gene encoding Holliday junction resolvase MOC1, chloroplastic-like encodes the protein MVQIIPTQTLSSPTFIMNKISATISTKIPIFSSKSRLFSDSSVDLNGTGNCRNRVLRVSSKVKDKVSSAELKEKWLTSLSTPLHDESESNDKRLVEWVIGVDPDVSGALALLRSDDFGCSVQVFDSPHVRLLVGKTMRRRLDTRSIVQLLRSFDAPPGTTAYIEQSTPFPTDGKQGWWSGGFGYGIWTGVLVASGFSVVPVSSLMWKNHFELAGSRLSKDDSRKAASTLFPSLSSQLTRKKDHGRAEALLIAAYGKGLVLKSEELLKPEALLPKSEECLSESDAILVKAG